From Pararhizobium sp. A13:
CTGCATGCTCACATGAACCGTCAGCCTGAGGTCGCGGGTGACGGTAACATTCCGCACTTTCTCGTGGCGCGCGTGCCAGACGCGGCGAGCCTCGTTAGCGGGCATCATGTTGAAGTCCACGTCGGTCATGGTTGCTTGCTGTTCCGGGAACTGGATGAAGCCTCATCTAGCGCAAGCATGCCCTTATTTTCTTTTAAATTGGACCGGCAGGCAGGCGCTTGCCCGGGATTTCGTCAAATGCGGTTACCAAATGGATAAGGCGGGGACAGGGGGATTGCGGCGGCCTACGCGTCAAGCCAGCCGGTGGCAAGCACATTGGCCCATTCGTCACGGCCACGCGACCGGGCAAGACGCGACATGGCCATGTGGTCGTAGGGCACCTTGCGGAAGGTCACGTCCCAGTGCCCGCCAACCTTCGAGAGGATGGCGTAGCAGGCATCCGGCGAGCCGGCCTCGACCTTGTGCGGCACGGGGTCGTCGTCGTCGTAGCCCGGGCAGCCGACGCTGCCGGGATTAACGACGAGCCGCCCATCGGCAAGCCGGACGGAACGCTGGATATGCGTGTGGCCGCAGAGGATGACGGGAAAGTCCGTGCCAACAGCCGCGGCTTCGATCCCTTGACGCGCCGCCATGTACACAACACCGTCGGCCGTCAAAGCCTCGAGCCAATAGGTGGTGTCGCTTTGCGGCGTGCCGTGGCAGAGAAAGACTTCCTGCCGGTGGACAAGCGTTGCGGGTAGAGCGCGCAGCCATTCGAGGTGGCGCGGCTGCAACTCGTCAAAGGCGGTGCGGTCCGAACGCCCCATTTCGGCCGGATCGACGGTGATGAGCCAGCGATCGTGATTGCCGCGAATCGACGGAAAGCCATGCGCGATCAAAATATCGGCGGTGCGGGCGGCGTTGAGCGGGCCGCTCAGATGATCGCCGAGATTGACCACATCGTCGATGCCCTGCTCGGCTATGTCGGCGAGCACAGCTTCGAGCGCCAGGTCGTTGCCATGGATATCGGCGATCACGGCGATTTTCATGCGACTATTCCTCGGCTCAGCGCGGCTTGGCGGGTTTTTCCATCCACTTGATGATCAGCATGGCGGGCAGGACCCACAGCAGGCCGGTGAAGAAGAAATAGGCAAGGTGCACCCACCATGGAGCAGCGCCGAGCAAGAGCGAGGCGAAGGTGGTGGCCGCCAGCGCATAGATGATGACGAGGATGATGATCAGGATCGTGCCGATCAGTTTTCTGAGGCGTACGGGCATTGAAGTCTTTCCGGTTGGCAGTTTTTCCGCGCGTTGGCATCGGGCCGCGACGGCATGCCGCAAAGGGATAAGTCTTGTTTTGCATGCTGCTCTCGTGCAAATCAACGCCTTTGATGCATAGCCCTTATGACAAATCGCCTCCCGCAGGCAGGGGCCATGCCGTTTCAGAGTGGAGTCCTCGATGGCCAGCACGGATTTGGCAACGCAACAGCGTCTTCTGCGCGAGATCGATACGGTCAGCCGCAATCGCGCGCAGATCAGGATCTGGCTCGGTGTCGTCGTCCTGGCGTTGTTTGCGCTGGTGCTCGTCGGCGGCGCGACGCGGCTGACCGAATCCGGGCTCTCGATTACGGAGTGGAAGCCGATCCACGGGGTCATTCCGCCGCTGAGCGACGCCGAATGGCAGGAAGAGTTCGAACTCTACAAGCAGATCCCGCAATATGAGCAGCTCAACAGCGACATGACCATCGAAGGGTTCAAGACGATCTTCTGGTGGGAATGGGCGCACCGGCTGCTGGCCCGGTCCATCGGGCTGATCTTCGCGCTGCCGCTGGCCTTCTTCTGGATCCGCGGGCAAATCGAGCCGCGGTTGAAATTGCCACTGATCGGCCTTCTGGCGCTGGGCGGATTTCAGGGCTTCATCGGCTGGTGGATGGTGTCGTCGGGTCTTGCCGACCGCACCGAGGTCAGCCAGTACCGGCTCGCAACCCACCTCGTCATCGCCTGTCTGATCTTCATCTCCTGCATCTGGATCGGTCGCGGGCTTGCTCCCCATGCGGACGATCCGGCGCCGACGAAAAGCTCGAAGAAGATGGCTGCCGTCATCGCCTGCATGGCGCTGTTCCAGATCTATCTCGGTGCGCTGGTCGCCGGGCTCGATGCGGGCCTAAGCTACAATACCTGGCCGCTGATGGACGGTTCCTTGGTCCCGGGTGACCTGTTCGTCCAGCAACCGGCCTGGCTCAACCTGTTCGAGAACCCGAAGACGGTGCAGTTCGTCCACCGTATCGGCGCTTACGTCCTGTTCGCCTTCGTGCTGATGCACATGATCGCCTCGCTGCGCAACGCGCCGGACACGACCCACGCGCGACGGTCCGTCCTGCTCGTCCTGCTGGTGACGATCCAGGCGATCATTGGCATCACGACCTTGATCCTGCAGGTGCCGGTCGGCTGGGGTGTGGCGCATCAGGGCGGGGCCCTGGTCGTGCTCGGGTTCGCCGTCGCCCATTGGCGCGCCTTCGTCGGCGAATACCCGGGGCCGCTGGCGATCGAAGTGCGGGCCTGATCAGCGCAAGAGCGCGTCGAGCGTGGGCATGCCGAGCAGGGCGGAGGCGCCGATCAGGACGTAGCATATGATGCGGAAGGTCGATGGTTTTGCGAGGCCGAAGAGGCGCGAACCGACGTAGAGGCCGCCGGCATAGAGCGGCAGGATAACCAGCGTCAGGGCGAACACTTTCTCCACGAACAGGCCGCCGATCAGATAGGTGACGGCCGTCAGCGCCGACGAGATTGCGAAATAGAGCATGAGGTTCGAGCGGATGACGGGTGCGTCGTTGACGCCGCTCAGCCAATAGGCGACGACCGGCGGGCCACCCAGTTGGGCAGCGCCGCTGAAAATGCCGGCAATGCCGCCAACACCAGCCGTCAGCGGCGCGTGCGGCTGCCCGTGATAGCGCCAGCTGGATACGAGCAGGACGAGAAGTATCGCCGCTACGATGGTGATCGCCCAGCGCAGAATGAGCGGGTCGGTGAGCGCCAGCGCTGCAGTGCCGAGCGGCACGCCGATCAGCGCACCCGATGCCATGGTGAAGACCTCGCGGCGGTTGGCGGCACGCCATGCGGCCGGCAGCATGCCGGCTGCCGCAAGCGTGTCGATGACCAGCAGCACCGGAGAAATGATTTTCGGGCCGACGATCGATCCGCCGATCGGGATCAGAATGAGGGCCGCGCCAAAACCGGAAAAGCCGCGTGCGAGGCCGGCGACGAACGTGCAGATCAGGAGCGGATACAGGCCATGGTCCGGCAGCCACGCTGCGACCCTGGTTGTCAGGGTCGCGAAGAAACCGGTATCGCCCATGTCAGGTCAGTGCCTCTCCGCGGTGGCGGTCGGGTTTGGGGCGGCCAAGCGCTGCCCCTTGGAGGGAATATTAGTTCAAGCCGACAGCATCAGGTCCATGTTCTGCACGGCTGCCCCCGACGCACCCTTGCCGAGATTGTCGAGCAGGGCGACGAGATTGACCTGTTCGCCGCCTTCGGAGCCGAAGACATAGAGCTTCATCGTGTCCTTGCCGGCGAGTTCGACGGCATCGACGCGGGCCATTTTCGCGCTCTCTTCCAGGGACACGACCTTGACGATCGACTGACCAGCATAGTGGGCAACGAGGGCCGCGTGAATGCTTTCGAGCGTGGCGCCGTCGTTCAACTGATCGATGAACAGCGGCACTTGAACGATCATGCCCTGCGGGAAGCGTCCGACCGAGGGGGAGAAGATCGGGGCGCGATCGAGGAGCCCGTGGGTCTGCATCTCCGGCACGTGCTTGTGCTTGAGCGTCAGGCCATAGAGGAAATTCGGCGAGTCTATGTGGTCCGGATTGGCCGGATCTTCCATCTGCGCGATCAGCTGCTTGCCGCCGCCGGTATAGCCGGAGACTGCATTGACCGTCACCGGATAGCTTTCCGGCAGGATGCCCGCCTGCCGTAGCGGCCGGATCAGGCCGATGGCGCCGGTCGGATAACAGCCGGGATTGGCGACGAGACGGGCATCGCGGATCTTGTCCGCCTGCGCGGTGTCCATCTCGGCGAAACCATAGGCCCAGTCGGGCGCAATGCGATGCGCCGTCGAGGTGTCGATGATGCGCACCTTGTTGTTGCCTTCGAGCATGGCGACGGCCTGTTTCGAGGCGTCGTCGGGCAGGCAGAGAATGGCGACGTCGGCACTGTTCAGAAGATCTTCGCGGATGGCGGCGTTGCGGCGCTCGACTTCGGGGATGGACAGGAGCTCGACATCCGAACGGCCCGCCATACGGCTGCGAATCTGCAGTCCCGTGGTGCCGTGTTCGCCATCGATGAAGATCTTCGGTTTCATGATTTTATCCTGTCCTGCCAATTGATTAGCCGCGAGTGCGGAATCACTTTGGCATGAAATTGAATCAGTTTGACAACAGGGGGCAGAGAGCGTCATCCGCGCCGTTCCGCCAGCTGTTCGGCATGAAGACCGAGCATATACATCGCGATGGTGGAGGCCGCAATGGCGGTGATATCGGCATGATCATAGGCCGGCGCCACCTCGACCACGTCGGCACCCCTGATGACGAGCGCGCCGAGCTTGCGGATCACCGAAAGGACCTTGGCGCTCGAAGGCCCACCCGAAACGGGCGTGCCGGTGCCCGGCGCATAGGCAGGGTCGAGGCAGTCGATATCGAAGGTGAGATAGGCGGGGCGATCGCCGACGTGACGGAGAATGACATTGGCAATCTCGCCGGCGCTCATCTCCTCGATGTCGTAGCCATAGAGAATGCGGATGCCACAGTCGTCGGGCGCATGGGTGCGGATGCCGAGCTGGATGGAGCTCGCCGTATCGATCAGGCCTTCGCGCGCGGCGCGGCCGACAAAGGAACCGTGGTCGATGCGACCTTTCTCGTCGGCCCAGGTGTCCTGATGGGCATCGAACTGGACAAGGGCAAGCGGACCATGGACAGCGGCGTGGGCGCGTAGCAGCGGCAGCGTGACGAAGTGATCGCCGCCGAGCGTCAGCAGGAAGGCGCCGTTTTTCAGGATCTTCGCCGCCTCGCGCTCGATCGTGGCGGGCGTCTTGGCGTGGTTGCCGTAGTCGAGCAGGCAATCGCCGTAGTCGATCGTCGCCATGTCCTCGAACAAATCGCGCTCAAAGGGATATTGCGGATCGTTGTCGAAAATGGCCGACGCCCGGCGAATTGCCTGCGGTCCGAACCGCGCGCCGGGGCGGTTGGAGGTCGCCGCATCGAAGGGAATGCCCCAGACGACCGCATCGACGCCCTTCAGGCTCTTGGTATATTTCCGCCGCATGAAGGAGAGGACGCCCGCATGGGTCGGGTCGGTCGCAGCACTCTTCAGCGATGTGGCGGTGATCGCGTGGTCTATCGTCCTGTTGGCCATGATCGTCTCGTCAGTTGCGTGGCGAGACGTTGGACAATCGGCCAAAGGAAGGCAAGACCCCGATTATTGTTGCCGCCGGATAATCCGTGTTTCAAGAGGCCTTGGCTTCGAACGATGGAGCGAAATCACCCAGCGACTTCGCCTTCAAGATCGCTCCCTCGATATCCTGCTCGATGATCGCTTCGAGATCCGCAAAGCTGTCGATAACATAATAGATCGGCTGGACGATATCGATGCGGTAAGGGGTTCTCAGCACGCTCAACAAGTCGAAGGGCCGGAATTCGCACTCTGTGCCCTTCATCGCGGCTTTCGCCTCGCTCGGCGAAGACACGATGCCCGCGCCGTAGCAGCGGCGGCCTTCCGGCGTGTTGATCAGGCCGAATTCGACGGTGAACCAGAAGATGCGGAACAGGTGCCACGAATAGCCCTTGCCGAGGTGCACTGCGGTTTCGCCGAAACGGCGCACGAAATTGGCGTAGCTCTGATTGGTCAGCAACGGGCAATGGCCGAATACCTCATGGAACAGGTCCGGCTCCTCGATATAATCGATATGCTCGCGGCGGCGCAGGAAGGTCGCAAGCGGGAACTTGCCCTGCGACAGAAGCTCATAGAACTGCGACGGCGGAATGAGGGCGGGTACGCCTTCGACGCCGAAGCCGGTGGTCTCGTTCAGGCGGCGGTTGACGTCGAGCAGTTGCGGAACCTTGTCCGGCATCAGGCTGAGGGTTTTGACGCCGTCCAGATATTCGCGGCAGGCCATGTCTGCCAGCAACTTCATCTGCCGCTCGTAGAGTTCGCCCCAGATCGCGTCTTCCTCCGGCGTGTAGTCGTAAAAACCATCCGGGCCGGGCAGCTTGGCAGTGTAGGTGCTTTCCTTCGTCATGCTCTGATCCTCCGTCATTCCAGCACGCGCTAAGGCGTGGCGCCTCAAGAGTAATTATGCTCCCGGAACGGCGGATTTTCCTTTCTTTCCTGCTGGCTATTGCCATAAACTTGGCAGGAATTTTCGGAGGTTGCACATAAAATGAAAGAAACTGGGAACTTCCATCGCAAGCTTCTGCAACTCGTCCAGGCCGACGGCAGCCTGTCGCTGGCCGAGCTGGCAGAGAAGGCGGGCATGTCGCAGAGTTCGGCCTGGCGGAAGATCCAGGAACTGGAGGCTGATGGCGTCATCCGCAAGCGGGTGACCCTGCTGGACCCCGGCAAGCTCGACCTCAAGCTTTGCGTGATCGCGCACGTGACGCTGGAGGATCACCATGAGGAGGCGGTCGCCTCCTTTGCCTCGGTGGTGCTGGAGCGGTCCGAAATCATGGAGTGCTATGCGCTGTCCGGCGCCTTCGACTACATGCTGAAGATCCGGGCGAGCGATGTGGAAAGCTACGAGGCTTTCATGACGCGGTACCTGATGCGCAATCCGCATGTGCGCACGGTGGTCTCGAGTTTCGTGCTGCGCGAACTCAAATTCTCGACGGAACTGCCGCTTTGACGGTTACTCGGGATCGGAGCCATAGGCCCGCTCTACCAGGCCGACGCGGACCTGGTAATGCTCGTACCAGCGTTCACGGCCAAGCCTTTGGGCAGCAAGGTGCCGGACGTTGTTTTTCCATGCAATGATGCTTTGCTCATCCGTCCAATAGGCATTTGTTATGCCAAAACCATCAGCGCCCCGCACGCTCTCTATACCGATGCAGCCCGCCTGCCGCAGGGCAAGTTCTTCCATTTCGGCGGCCATGTTGCCGTAGCCGTGATCGCCCTGCGTGCGCACAGATGAAAAGGCGACGATGTAGTACGGCGGCTGCGGTGTCTGCGCGAAAGGTGTGGTGGTCATTCCGGCCTCGAATTTTGTCGGTGAAAACTTTGCCTGCAGAGGGGCGGCTTAAACCGAGAAACGAAAAAAGCGGGGCCGAAGCCCCGCTTTGAACTGCTGAATTCCGGAAACGATTAACGCTTCGAGAACTGGAACGAACGGCGGGCCTTGGCCTTACCGTACTTCTTACGCTCGACGACGCGGCTGTCGCGGGTCAGGAAGCCGCCCTTCTTCAGGACCGAGCGCAGGCCCGGTTCGAAGTAGGTCAGCGCCTTGGAGATGCCGTGACGAACGGCGCCGGCCTGGCCGGAAAGACCGCCGCCGGCAACCGTGGCGTCGATGTCGAACTGGCCGTCACGGGCAGCAGCAACGATCGGCTGGCGCAGGATCATCTGCAGAACCGGACGGGCGAAGTAATTGGCGAATTCCTTGCCGTTGACGGTGATCTTGCCGGAACCCGGCTTGACCCAGACGCGGGCGACGGCGTTCTTGCGCTTGCCGGTCGCGTAGGAGCGGCCCTGGGCGTCAACCTTCTTGACATGAACCGGAGCCGAAGCTTCCGCGGTCGTGCCGAGGTCTTTCAGAGAAGAGAGATCAGCCACGATTAGGCGCTCCTTGTGTTCTTGGCATTCAGCTTGGCGACGTCGAGGACGGTCGGCTGCTGTGCTTCATGCGGATGATTGGTGCCGGCGTAAACGCGCAGGTTCTTCATCTGGCGACGGCCAAGCGGACCACGCGGAACCATGCGCTCGACAGCCTTCTCGAGAACGCGCTCCGGGAAGCGGCCTTCGATGATCTGGCGCGCGGTGCGCTCCTTGATGCCGCCCGGGTAACCGGTGTGCCAGTAGTACTTCTTGTCGGTGTACTTCTTGCCGGTAAGGACAGCCTTCTCGGCGTTGATCACGATGACATTGTCGCCATCGTCAACGTGAGGGGTGTAGGTTGCTTTGTGCTTGCCGCGCAGGTGATTTGCGATGATGGAAGCGAGACGTCCGACAACGAGGCCTTCGGCGTCGATGAGGATCCACTTCTTCTCCACCTCTGCAGGCTTCTGAACGAAGGTTGCCATGTTAAAACTCTTTCGTTTGAACCCGATGCGTTGCCGCCGGGCGTTTCTTGTTGCTTGAATTGGCAGACCCGAAAGTCGCCAAAAAGGAAAGCGGCCCGAGAGGACCGCGATCTGGTGCGGCTTATACGCAAAGGATGAAATGCCGTCAAGTTTA
This genomic window contains:
- a CDS encoding metallophosphoesterase family protein, whose amino-acid sequence is MKIAVIADIHGNDLALEAVLADIAEQGIDDVVNLGDHLSGPLNAARTADILIAHGFPSIRGNHDRWLITVDPAEMGRSDRTAFDELQPRHLEWLRALPATLVHRQEVFLCHGTPQSDTTYWLEALTADGVVYMAARQGIEAAAVGTDFPVILCGHTHIQRSVRLADGRLVVNPGSVGCPGYDDDDPVPHKVEAGSPDACYAILSKVGGHWDVTFRKVPYDHMAMSRLARSRGRDEWANVLATGWLDA
- a CDS encoding DUF2842 domain-containing protein, yielding MPVRLRKLIGTILIIILVIIYALAATTFASLLLGAAPWWVHLAYFFFTGLLWVLPAMLIIKWMEKPAKPR
- a CDS encoding COX15/CtaA family protein, which codes for MASTDLATQQRLLREIDTVSRNRAQIRIWLGVVVLALFALVLVGGATRLTESGLSITEWKPIHGVIPPLSDAEWQEEFELYKQIPQYEQLNSDMTIEGFKTIFWWEWAHRLLARSIGLIFALPLAFFWIRGQIEPRLKLPLIGLLALGGFQGFIGWWMVSSGLADRTEVSQYRLATHLVIACLIFISCIWIGRGLAPHADDPAPTKSSKKMAAVIACMALFQIYLGALVAGLDAGLSYNTWPLMDGSLVPGDLFVQQPAWLNLFENPKTVQFVHRIGAYVLFAFVLMHMIASLRNAPDTTHARRSVLLVLLVTIQAIIGITTLILQVPVGWGVAHQGGALVVLGFAVAHWRAFVGEYPGPLAIEVRA
- a CDS encoding sulfite exporter TauE/SafE family protein; protein product: MGDTGFFATLTTRVAAWLPDHGLYPLLICTFVAGLARGFSGFGAALILIPIGGSIVGPKIISPVLLVIDTLAAAGMLPAAWRAANRREVFTMASGALIGVPLGTAALALTDPLILRWAITIVAAILLVLLVSSWRYHGQPHAPLTAGVGGIAGIFSGAAQLGGPPVVAYWLSGVNDAPVIRSNLMLYFAISSALTAVTYLIGGLFVEKVFALTLVILPLYAGGLYVGSRLFGLAKPSTFRIICYVLIGASALLGMPTLDALLR
- the argC gene encoding N-acetyl-gamma-glutamyl-phosphate reductase produces the protein MKPKIFIDGEHGTTGLQIRSRMAGRSDVELLSIPEVERRNAAIREDLLNSADVAILCLPDDASKQAVAMLEGNNKVRIIDTSTAHRIAPDWAYGFAEMDTAQADKIRDARLVANPGCYPTGAIGLIRPLRQAGILPESYPVTVNAVSGYTGGGKQLIAQMEDPANPDHIDSPNFLYGLTLKHKHVPEMQTHGLLDRAPIFSPSVGRFPQGMIVQVPLFIDQLNDGATLESIHAALVAHYAGQSIVKVVSLEESAKMARVDAVELAGKDTMKLYVFGSEGGEQVNLVALLDNLGKGASGAAVQNMDLMLSA
- the speB gene encoding agmatinase: MANRTIDHAITATSLKSAATDPTHAGVLSFMRRKYTKSLKGVDAVVWGIPFDAATSNRPGARFGPQAIRRASAIFDNDPQYPFERDLFEDMATIDYGDCLLDYGNHAKTPATIEREAAKILKNGAFLLTLGGDHFVTLPLLRAHAAVHGPLALVQFDAHQDTWADEKGRIDHGSFVGRAAREGLIDTASSIQLGIRTHAPDDCGIRILYGYDIEEMSAGEIANVILRHVGDRPAYLTFDIDCLDPAYAPGTGTPVSGGPSSAKVLSVIRKLGALVIRGADVVEVAPAYDHADITAIAASTIAMYMLGLHAEQLAERRG
- a CDS encoding phenylalanine 4-monooxygenase codes for the protein MTKESTYTAKLPGPDGFYDYTPEEDAIWGELYERQMKLLADMACREYLDGVKTLSLMPDKVPQLLDVNRRLNETTGFGVEGVPALIPPSQFYELLSQGKFPLATFLRRREHIDYIEEPDLFHEVFGHCPLLTNQSYANFVRRFGETAVHLGKGYSWHLFRIFWFTVEFGLINTPEGRRCYGAGIVSSPSEAKAAMKGTECEFRPFDLLSVLRTPYRIDIVQPIYYVIDSFADLEAIIEQDIEGAILKAKSLGDFAPSFEAKAS
- a CDS encoding Lrp/AsnC family transcriptional regulator, whose product is MKETGNFHRKLLQLVQADGSLSLAELAEKAGMSQSSAWRKIQELEADGVIRKRVTLLDPGKLDLKLCVIAHVTLEDHHEEAVASFASVVLERSEIMECYALSGAFDYMLKIRASDVESYEAFMTRYLMRNPHVRTVVSSFVLRELKFSTELPL
- a CDS encoding antibiotic biosynthesis monooxygenase codes for the protein MTTTPFAQTPQPPYYIVAFSSVRTQGDHGYGNMAAEMEELALRQAGCIGIESVRGADGFGITNAYWTDEQSIIAWKNNVRHLAAQRLGRERWYEHYQVRVGLVERAYGSDPE
- the rpsI gene encoding 30S ribosomal protein S9; the protein is MADLSSLKDLGTTAEASAPVHVKKVDAQGRSYATGKRKNAVARVWVKPGSGKITVNGKEFANYFARPVLQMILRQPIVAAARDGQFDIDATVAGGGLSGQAGAVRHGISKALTYFEPGLRSVLKKGGFLTRDSRVVERKKYGKAKARRSFQFSKR
- the rplM gene encoding 50S ribosomal protein L13; this translates as MATFVQKPAEVEKKWILIDAEGLVVGRLASIIANHLRGKHKATYTPHVDDGDNVIVINAEKAVLTGKKYTDKKYYWHTGYPGGIKERTARQIIEGRFPERVLEKAVERMVPRGPLGRRQMKNLRVYAGTNHPHEAQQPTVLDVAKLNAKNTRSA